The following proteins are co-located in the Ficedula albicollis isolate OC2 chromosome 25, FicAlb1.5, whole genome shotgun sequence genome:
- the ADAR gene encoding double-stranded RNA-specific adenosine deaminase isoform X2, whose product MRLRAGECGASGSSSPGSPAAWFPRVSPECAMIRGTGRGRGLCLTQWRHNCPSTNRGLFNHPRTPQETNQETFLHQQFLTEQEAEVCVLQGQGSHKEPRSRGGTPAPAGRWQPSPGRPAGRSFSSQHPRPGTVPRYCPPQYHRLESSRRDSDSVRLDFQRLSLAGQDYEQEILTVLRQLGEGRTCTAIDLARKLKAQKKEVNRVLYKLLGEGKLHKGGETRPLWRIASPSSGREGNPTDPSASCTDPACEGRGGEQSTLGSGDTDMAETKEKICNYLFSVVETTALNLAKNIGLSRAKDVNAFLSALEKLGDVHKQNATPPRWSLTNRKRERMQMRLKASTVMQMADPTPPESGLPSSFVPPCPPEMTTALPAVKKESVENEQQPLGHAGQGNVGITEADASEDIKPEFSSLSNYDNSENSKWTTDDIPDNLNAINKQPDKSECIMNSQSSPSYAAQFETAFPCSPVEKLIACQEKNPVSGLTEYSQYTYQHCDFVMLEQNGPSHEPRFKFQAVINGRRFPPAEAGSKKLAKQEAAANAMKVLISEVENGRHGGIKCEEPFPSDSSEPELSLQLEPELSPAAAHLSLLPGKHPISVLMEYGQKSGNIVEFQLLSQDGPPHDPRFSYCVKMGDQIFPAVVGNSKKGAKQMAAEVAVKILSGESVPHVLPEQPVEKPHSDQPMHNIATPDESKMVKRKGVGELIKYLNVNPVSGLLEYARSNGFAAEFKLIDQSGPPHDPKFVYQAKVGGRWFPAVTAHNKKQGKQEAADAALRVLIGESEKTEHMEGTSVTELPVSGSTLHDQMAMLSHQRFNSLTARIQHSLLGRKILAAIIMRRADQGLGVVVSIGTGNRCVKGEELSLKGETVNDCHAEIISRRGFVRFLYSELMKYDPSNPSSAEDSIFEQAGGKKLRIKSSVTFHLYVSTAPCGDGALFDKSCSDQANEVGQPQHQPLFENPKQGKLRTKVENGEGTIPVESSDIVPTWDGIQHGERLRTMSCSDKILRWNVLGLQGALLSHFLEPVYLRSVTLGYLYSQGHLTRAICCRMERDGSTLKEKLQAPYHINHPEVGRVSVYDSARQTGKTKESSVNWCLADESEVEVLDGTKGKVDGLKLEVSRVSKRKMFTLFQQLCAKNNRRDLLGFSVYSDAKEAATAYQAAKQCFFSTLEELGCGSWIRKPQEEENFSVLDA is encoded by the exons ATGAGACTGAG gGCGGGAGAGTGTGGAGCGAgtggcagctcctctcctggctccccagcagcctggttCCCCCGTGTGTCCCCGGAGTGCGCTATGATCAGAGGCACTGGGCGAGGCAGAGGCTTGTGTCTTACCCAGTGGAGACATAACTGCCCCAGCACTAACCGAGGTCTTTTTAACCACCCTCGTACCCCACAAGAAACTAATCAGGAAACCTTTTTACACCAGCAGTTCCTTACGGAGCAGGAGGCTGAAGTCTGTGTgttgcagggacagggatcacACAAGGAGCCGCGCAGCAGAGGCGGGACACCGGCTCCTGCGGGCAGatggcagcccagccccggcagGCCTGCAGGGCGTAGCTTCTCCAGCCAGCATCCCCGGCCTGGGACTGTGCCTCGCTACTGCCCTCCGCAGTACCATCGTCtggagagctccaggagagaTTCTGACTCTGTGAGGCTGGATTTCCAACGACTGTCTCTTGCTGGGCAAGACTATGAACAAGAAATTCTGACTGTTCTCAGGCAGCTTGGGGAGGGGAGGACTTGCACGGCTATCGATCTGGCACGCAAACTTAAGGCTCAAAAGAAAGAGGTCAACCGGGTTTTGTATAAACTCTTAGGAGAAGGCAAGTTGCACAAAGGGGGAGAGACACGGCCACTGTGGAGAATTGCCAGCCCTAGctcagggagagaaggaaaccCTACTGACCCCAGTGCCAGTTGCACAGATCCAGCTTGTGAGGGCagagggggagagcagagcacactTGGCTCGGGAGACACAGACATGGCTGagacaaaggagaaaatctGCAACTACTTGTTCAGTGTGGTGGAAACAACAGCTCTCAATCTTGCCAAAAACATTGGGCTTTCCAGAGCCAAGGATGTTAACGCATTTCTTAGCGctctggaaaagctgggagatGTCCACAAGCAGAATGCAACTCCTCCACGATGGTCCCTGACAAACAGGAAACGGGAGAGGATGCAGATGAGGCTGAAGGCCAGCACAGTAATGCAGATGGCAGATCCCACACCTCCTGAGTCAGgtcttccctcttcctttgtCCCTCCATGTCCCCCAGAGATGACTACAGCTTTGCCAGCAGTGAAGAAAGAAAGTGTAGAAAATGAGCAGCAGCCTTTGGGTCATGCTGGTCAAGGCAATGTTGGTATCACAGAAGCAGATGCATCTGAGGACATTAAGCCTGAATTCTCCAGTTTGAGTAATTATGATAACTCAGAAAACAGCAAGTGGACCACAGATGATATCCCAGATAATCTGAATGCTATCAACAAGCAGCCTGATAAGTCGGAATGCATCATGAATTCTCAGTCTTCCCCCAGTTATGCTGCCCAGTTCGAAACTGCTTTCCCATGTTCACCTGTAGAGAAACTGATAGCTTGTCAGGAGAAGAACCCAGTGAGTGGCCTTACTGAATATTCCCAGTACACATATCAACACTGTGATTTTGTCATGCTGGAGCAGAATGGCCCCTCTCATGAGCCACG GTTTAAGTTCCAGGCAGTGATTAATGGGCGCCGATTCCcaccagcagaggcagggagcaAAAAATTGGCtaagcaggaggcagcagctaATGCAATGAAGGTCCTGATAAGTGAAGTGGAGAATGGAAGGCATGGCGGAATTAAATGTGAAGAGCCATTTCCCTCTGACAGCTCAGAACCAGAATTG TCTTtgcagctggagccagagctgtcacctgcagcagctcacctCAGCCTGCTTCCTGGGAAGCACCCTATCAGCGTGCTAATGGAGTATGGTCAAAAATCAGGGAATATAGTTGaattccagctgctctctcagGATGGCCCACCTCATGATCCTAG GTTCAGCTACTGTGTGAAAATGGGTGACCAAATTTTCCCCGCTGTGGTAGGAAACAGCAAGAAGGGAGCAAAGCAAATGGCAGCAGAAGTTGCTGTGAAGATTCTTTCTGGAGAGTCTGTACCCCATGTCTTGCCTGAACAG CCTGTTGAGAAGCCCCACAGTGACCAGCCCATGCACAATATTGCCACTCCAGATGAATCCAAGATGGTGAAAAGGAAGGGTGTTGGGGAGCTCATCAAATATCTTAATGTCAATCCTGTCAGTGGCCTGCTGGAATATGCCCGTTCCAATGGGTTTGCTGCGGAGTTCAAACTCATTGACCAGTCAGGACCTCCCCATGACCCCAA GTTTGTCTATCAGGCGAAGGTTGGTGGCCGCTGGTTCCCAGCTGTAACTGCCCACAACAAAAAGCAGGGcaagcaggaggcagctgatGCAGCGCTGAGAGTCCTGATTGGGGAGTCAGAGAAGACTGAACACATGGAGGGGACGAGTGTCACTGAG ctccccgTGAGTGGCAGCACCCTGCACGATCAGATGGCCATGCTGAGCCACCAGCGCTTCAACAGCCTGACCGCTCgcatccagcacagcctgctgggCCGCAAGATCCTGGCTGCCATCATCATGAGGAGAGCAGATCAGGGCTTGGGAGTGGTTGTCAGCATTGGAACAG GTAATCGCTGTGTGAAAGGAGAAGAGCTAAGCTTAAAGGGGGAGACAGTAAATGACTGTCATGCAGAAATCATTTCTCGAAGAGGCTTTGTGAG gtttctttACAGTGAGCTCATGAAGTATGACCCGTCCAATCCTTCTTCTGCAGAAGACAGCATTTTTGAGCAAGCGGGAGGAAAGAAACTCAGAATAAAGAGCAGTGTTACCTTTCACCTCTACGTCAG CACAGCACCGTGTGGAGATGGAGCACTCTTTGATAAATCCTGCAGTGATCAGGCAAACGAGGTGGGACAGCCCCAACACCAGCCTCTCTTTGAGAACCCCAAGCAAGGCAAGCTGCGGACCAAGGTGGAGAATG GGGAAGGTACCATTCCAGTGGAGTCGAGTGACATTGTGCCCACATGGGACGGGATCCAGCATGGGGAGCGGTTACGAACCATGTCCTGCAGTGACAAAATCCTGCGCTGGAATGTACTTGGCTTGCAAGGAGCATTGCTGTCACACTTCCTAGAGCCAGTTTATCTCCGCTCTGTCACACTCG GTTACTTGTACAGTCAGGGTCACTTGACACGTGCCATCTGCTGCCGcatggagagggatgggagcaCACTGAAGGAAAAGCTCCAGGCTCCATATCACATCAACCATCCTGAG GTTGGGCGAGTCAGCGTGTATGACTCTGCAAGGCAGACGGGCAAGACAAAGGAGTCCTCGGTGAATTGGTGTCTTGCTGATGAAAGCGAAGTTGAAGTCTTGGATGGCACCAAAGGGAAAGTAGATGG TCTGAAGCTGGAGGTGTCTCGCGTGTCCAAGAGGAAAATGTTCACcctgttccagcagctctgtgcaaagAACAACCGCAGAGACCTGCTGGGCTTCTCGGTGTACTCGGATGCCAAGGAGGCAGCCACAGCATACCAGGCAGCCAAGCAGTGCTTCTTCAGCACCCTGGAAGAGCTGGGCTGCGGCAGCTGGATCCGCAAACCccaggaggaagaaaatttcTCTGTCCTTGATGCGTAA
- the ADAR gene encoding double-stranded RNA-specific adenosine deaminase isoform X1: MRLRAGECGASGSSSPGSPAAWFPRVSPECAMIRGTGRGRGLCLTQWRHNCPSTNRGLFNHPRTPQETNQETFLHQQFLTEQEAEVCVLQGQGSHKEPRSRGGTPAPAGRWQPSPGRPAGRSFSSQHPRPGTVPRYCPPQYHRLESSRRDSDSVRLDFQRLSLAGQDYEQEILTVLRQLGEGRTCTAIDLARKLKAQKKEVNRVLYKLLGEGKLHKGGETRPLWRIASPSSGREGNPTDPSASCTDPACEGRGGEQSTLGSGDTDMAETKEKICNYLFSVVETTALNLAKNIGLSRAKDVNAFLSALEKLGDVHKQNATPPRWSLTNRKRERMQMRLKASTVMQMADPTPPESGLPSSFVPPCPPEMTTALPAVKKESVENEQQPLGHAGQGNVGITEADASEDIKPEFSSLSNYDNSENSKWTTDDIPDNLNAINKQPDKSECIMNSQSSPSYAAQFETAFPCSPVEKLIACQEKNPVSGLTEYSQYTYQHCDFVMLEQNGPSHEPRFKFQAVINGRRFPPAEAGSKKLAKQEAAANAMKVLISEVENGRHGGIKCEEPFPSDSSEPELSLQLEPELSPAAAHLSLLPGKHPISVLMEYGQKSGNIVEFQLLSQDGPPHDPRFSYCVKMGDQIFPAVVGNSKKGAKQMAAEVAVKILSGESVPHVLPEQPVEKPHSDQPMHNIATPDESKMVKRKGVGELIKYLNVNPVSGLLEYARSNGFAAEFKLIDQSGPPHDPKFVYQAKVGGRWFPAVTAHNKKQGKQEAADAALRVLIGESEKTEHMEGTSVTERLAGPGAVSYKLLTLCCCAPSQLPVSGSTLHDQMAMLSHQRFNSLTARIQHSLLGRKILAAIIMRRADQGLGVVVSIGTGNRCVKGEELSLKGETVNDCHAEIISRRGFVRFLYSELMKYDPSNPSSAEDSIFEQAGGKKLRIKSSVTFHLYVSTAPCGDGALFDKSCSDQANEVGQPQHQPLFENPKQGKLRTKVENGEGTIPVESSDIVPTWDGIQHGERLRTMSCSDKILRWNVLGLQGALLSHFLEPVYLRSVTLGYLYSQGHLTRAICCRMERDGSTLKEKLQAPYHINHPEVGRVSVYDSARQTGKTKESSVNWCLADESEVEVLDGTKGKVDGLKLEVSRVSKRKMFTLFQQLCAKNNRRDLLGFSVYSDAKEAATAYQAAKQCFFSTLEELGCGSWIRKPQEEENFSVLDA; encoded by the exons ATGAGACTGAG gGCGGGAGAGTGTGGAGCGAgtggcagctcctctcctggctccccagcagcctggttCCCCCGTGTGTCCCCGGAGTGCGCTATGATCAGAGGCACTGGGCGAGGCAGAGGCTTGTGTCTTACCCAGTGGAGACATAACTGCCCCAGCACTAACCGAGGTCTTTTTAACCACCCTCGTACCCCACAAGAAACTAATCAGGAAACCTTTTTACACCAGCAGTTCCTTACGGAGCAGGAGGCTGAAGTCTGTGTgttgcagggacagggatcacACAAGGAGCCGCGCAGCAGAGGCGGGACACCGGCTCCTGCGGGCAGatggcagcccagccccggcagGCCTGCAGGGCGTAGCTTCTCCAGCCAGCATCCCCGGCCTGGGACTGTGCCTCGCTACTGCCCTCCGCAGTACCATCGTCtggagagctccaggagagaTTCTGACTCTGTGAGGCTGGATTTCCAACGACTGTCTCTTGCTGGGCAAGACTATGAACAAGAAATTCTGACTGTTCTCAGGCAGCTTGGGGAGGGGAGGACTTGCACGGCTATCGATCTGGCACGCAAACTTAAGGCTCAAAAGAAAGAGGTCAACCGGGTTTTGTATAAACTCTTAGGAGAAGGCAAGTTGCACAAAGGGGGAGAGACACGGCCACTGTGGAGAATTGCCAGCCCTAGctcagggagagaaggaaaccCTACTGACCCCAGTGCCAGTTGCACAGATCCAGCTTGTGAGGGCagagggggagagcagagcacactTGGCTCGGGAGACACAGACATGGCTGagacaaaggagaaaatctGCAACTACTTGTTCAGTGTGGTGGAAACAACAGCTCTCAATCTTGCCAAAAACATTGGGCTTTCCAGAGCCAAGGATGTTAACGCATTTCTTAGCGctctggaaaagctgggagatGTCCACAAGCAGAATGCAACTCCTCCACGATGGTCCCTGACAAACAGGAAACGGGAGAGGATGCAGATGAGGCTGAAGGCCAGCACAGTAATGCAGATGGCAGATCCCACACCTCCTGAGTCAGgtcttccctcttcctttgtCCCTCCATGTCCCCCAGAGATGACTACAGCTTTGCCAGCAGTGAAGAAAGAAAGTGTAGAAAATGAGCAGCAGCCTTTGGGTCATGCTGGTCAAGGCAATGTTGGTATCACAGAAGCAGATGCATCTGAGGACATTAAGCCTGAATTCTCCAGTTTGAGTAATTATGATAACTCAGAAAACAGCAAGTGGACCACAGATGATATCCCAGATAATCTGAATGCTATCAACAAGCAGCCTGATAAGTCGGAATGCATCATGAATTCTCAGTCTTCCCCCAGTTATGCTGCCCAGTTCGAAACTGCTTTCCCATGTTCACCTGTAGAGAAACTGATAGCTTGTCAGGAGAAGAACCCAGTGAGTGGCCTTACTGAATATTCCCAGTACACATATCAACACTGTGATTTTGTCATGCTGGAGCAGAATGGCCCCTCTCATGAGCCACG GTTTAAGTTCCAGGCAGTGATTAATGGGCGCCGATTCCcaccagcagaggcagggagcaAAAAATTGGCtaagcaggaggcagcagctaATGCAATGAAGGTCCTGATAAGTGAAGTGGAGAATGGAAGGCATGGCGGAATTAAATGTGAAGAGCCATTTCCCTCTGACAGCTCAGAACCAGAATTG TCTTtgcagctggagccagagctgtcacctgcagcagctcacctCAGCCTGCTTCCTGGGAAGCACCCTATCAGCGTGCTAATGGAGTATGGTCAAAAATCAGGGAATATAGTTGaattccagctgctctctcagGATGGCCCACCTCATGATCCTAG GTTCAGCTACTGTGTGAAAATGGGTGACCAAATTTTCCCCGCTGTGGTAGGAAACAGCAAGAAGGGAGCAAAGCAAATGGCAGCAGAAGTTGCTGTGAAGATTCTTTCTGGAGAGTCTGTACCCCATGTCTTGCCTGAACAG CCTGTTGAGAAGCCCCACAGTGACCAGCCCATGCACAATATTGCCACTCCAGATGAATCCAAGATGGTGAAAAGGAAGGGTGTTGGGGAGCTCATCAAATATCTTAATGTCAATCCTGTCAGTGGCCTGCTGGAATATGCCCGTTCCAATGGGTTTGCTGCGGAGTTCAAACTCATTGACCAGTCAGGACCTCCCCATGACCCCAA GTTTGTCTATCAGGCGAAGGTTGGTGGCCGCTGGTTCCCAGCTGTAACTGCCCACAACAAAAAGCAGGGcaagcaggaggcagctgatGCAGCGCTGAGAGTCCTGATTGGGGAGTCAGAGAAGACTGAACACATGGAGGGGACGAGTGTCACTGAG AGGTTAGCTggccctggagctgtgtcatACAAGCTGCTCACCCTGTGCTGTtgtgccccatcccagctccccgTGAGTGGCAGCACCCTGCACGATCAGATGGCCATGCTGAGCCACCAGCGCTTCAACAGCCTGACCGCTCgcatccagcacagcctgctgggCCGCAAGATCCTGGCTGCCATCATCATGAGGAGAGCAGATCAGGGCTTGGGAGTGGTTGTCAGCATTGGAACAG GTAATCGCTGTGTGAAAGGAGAAGAGCTAAGCTTAAAGGGGGAGACAGTAAATGACTGTCATGCAGAAATCATTTCTCGAAGAGGCTTTGTGAG gtttctttACAGTGAGCTCATGAAGTATGACCCGTCCAATCCTTCTTCTGCAGAAGACAGCATTTTTGAGCAAGCGGGAGGAAAGAAACTCAGAATAAAGAGCAGTGTTACCTTTCACCTCTACGTCAG CACAGCACCGTGTGGAGATGGAGCACTCTTTGATAAATCCTGCAGTGATCAGGCAAACGAGGTGGGACAGCCCCAACACCAGCCTCTCTTTGAGAACCCCAAGCAAGGCAAGCTGCGGACCAAGGTGGAGAATG GGGAAGGTACCATTCCAGTGGAGTCGAGTGACATTGTGCCCACATGGGACGGGATCCAGCATGGGGAGCGGTTACGAACCATGTCCTGCAGTGACAAAATCCTGCGCTGGAATGTACTTGGCTTGCAAGGAGCATTGCTGTCACACTTCCTAGAGCCAGTTTATCTCCGCTCTGTCACACTCG GTTACTTGTACAGTCAGGGTCACTTGACACGTGCCATCTGCTGCCGcatggagagggatgggagcaCACTGAAGGAAAAGCTCCAGGCTCCATATCACATCAACCATCCTGAG GTTGGGCGAGTCAGCGTGTATGACTCTGCAAGGCAGACGGGCAAGACAAAGGAGTCCTCGGTGAATTGGTGTCTTGCTGATGAAAGCGAAGTTGAAGTCTTGGATGGCACCAAAGGGAAAGTAGATGG TCTGAAGCTGGAGGTGTCTCGCGTGTCCAAGAGGAAAATGTTCACcctgttccagcagctctgtgcaaagAACAACCGCAGAGACCTGCTGGGCTTCTCGGTGTACTCGGATGCCAAGGAGGCAGCCACAGCATACCAGGCAGCCAAGCAGTGCTTCTTCAGCACCCTGGAAGAGCTGGGCTGCGGCAGCTGGATCCGCAAACCccaggaggaagaaaatttcTCTGTCCTTGATGCGTAA
- the ADAR gene encoding double-stranded RNA-specific adenosine deaminase isoform X3 → MIRGTGRGRGLCLTQWRHNCPSTNRGLFNHPRTPQETNQETFLHQQFLTEQEAEVCVLQGQGSHKEPRSRGGTPAPAGRWQPSPGRPAGRSFSSQHPRPGTVPRYCPPQYHRLESSRRDSDSVRLDFQRLSLAGQDYEQEILTVLRQLGEGRTCTAIDLARKLKAQKKEVNRVLYKLLGEGKLHKGGETRPLWRIASPSSGREGNPTDPSASCTDPACEGRGGEQSTLGSGDTDMAETKEKICNYLFSVVETTALNLAKNIGLSRAKDVNAFLSALEKLGDVHKQNATPPRWSLTNRKRERMQMRLKASTVMQMADPTPPESGLPSSFVPPCPPEMTTALPAVKKESVENEQQPLGHAGQGNVGITEADASEDIKPEFSSLSNYDNSENSKWTTDDIPDNLNAINKQPDKSECIMNSQSSPSYAAQFETAFPCSPVEKLIACQEKNPVSGLTEYSQYTYQHCDFVMLEQNGPSHEPRFKFQAVINGRRFPPAEAGSKKLAKQEAAANAMKVLISEVENGRHGGIKCEEPFPSDSSEPELSLQLEPELSPAAAHLSLLPGKHPISVLMEYGQKSGNIVEFQLLSQDGPPHDPRFSYCVKMGDQIFPAVVGNSKKGAKQMAAEVAVKILSGESVPHVLPEQPVEKPHSDQPMHNIATPDESKMVKRKGVGELIKYLNVNPVSGLLEYARSNGFAAEFKLIDQSGPPHDPKFVYQAKVGGRWFPAVTAHNKKQGKQEAADAALRVLIGESEKTEHMEGTSVTERLAGPGAVSYKLLTLCCCAPSQLPVSGSTLHDQMAMLSHQRFNSLTARIQHSLLGRKILAAIIMRRADQGLGVVVSIGTGNRCVKGEELSLKGETVNDCHAEIISRRGFVRFLYSELMKYDPSNPSSAEDSIFEQAGGKKLRIKSSVTFHLYVSTAPCGDGALFDKSCSDQANEVGQPQHQPLFENPKQGKLRTKVENGEGTIPVESSDIVPTWDGIQHGERLRTMSCSDKILRWNVLGLQGALLSHFLEPVYLRSVTLGYLYSQGHLTRAICCRMERDGSTLKEKLQAPYHINHPEVGRVSVYDSARQTGKTKESSVNWCLADESEVEVLDGTKGKVDGLKLEVSRVSKRKMFTLFQQLCAKNNRRDLLGFSVYSDAKEAATAYQAAKQCFFSTLEELGCGSWIRKPQEEENFSVLDA, encoded by the exons ATGATCAGAGGCACTGGGCGAGGCAGAGGCTTGTGTCTTACCCAGTGGAGACATAACTGCCCCAGCACTAACCGAGGTCTTTTTAACCACCCTCGTACCCCACAAGAAACTAATCAGGAAACCTTTTTACACCAGCAGTTCCTTACGGAGCAGGAGGCTGAAGTCTGTGTgttgcagggacagggatcacACAAGGAGCCGCGCAGCAGAGGCGGGACACCGGCTCCTGCGGGCAGatggcagcccagccccggcagGCCTGCAGGGCGTAGCTTCTCCAGCCAGCATCCCCGGCCTGGGACTGTGCCTCGCTACTGCCCTCCGCAGTACCATCGTCtggagagctccaggagagaTTCTGACTCTGTGAGGCTGGATTTCCAACGACTGTCTCTTGCTGGGCAAGACTATGAACAAGAAATTCTGACTGTTCTCAGGCAGCTTGGGGAGGGGAGGACTTGCACGGCTATCGATCTGGCACGCAAACTTAAGGCTCAAAAGAAAGAGGTCAACCGGGTTTTGTATAAACTCTTAGGAGAAGGCAAGTTGCACAAAGGGGGAGAGACACGGCCACTGTGGAGAATTGCCAGCCCTAGctcagggagagaaggaaaccCTACTGACCCCAGTGCCAGTTGCACAGATCCAGCTTGTGAGGGCagagggggagagcagagcacactTGGCTCGGGAGACACAGACATGGCTGagacaaaggagaaaatctGCAACTACTTGTTCAGTGTGGTGGAAACAACAGCTCTCAATCTTGCCAAAAACATTGGGCTTTCCAGAGCCAAGGATGTTAACGCATTTCTTAGCGctctggaaaagctgggagatGTCCACAAGCAGAATGCAACTCCTCCACGATGGTCCCTGACAAACAGGAAACGGGAGAGGATGCAGATGAGGCTGAAGGCCAGCACAGTAATGCAGATGGCAGATCCCACACCTCCTGAGTCAGgtcttccctcttcctttgtCCCTCCATGTCCCCCAGAGATGACTACAGCTTTGCCAGCAGTGAAGAAAGAAAGTGTAGAAAATGAGCAGCAGCCTTTGGGTCATGCTGGTCAAGGCAATGTTGGTATCACAGAAGCAGATGCATCTGAGGACATTAAGCCTGAATTCTCCAGTTTGAGTAATTATGATAACTCAGAAAACAGCAAGTGGACCACAGATGATATCCCAGATAATCTGAATGCTATCAACAAGCAGCCTGATAAGTCGGAATGCATCATGAATTCTCAGTCTTCCCCCAGTTATGCTGCCCAGTTCGAAACTGCTTTCCCATGTTCACCTGTAGAGAAACTGATAGCTTGTCAGGAGAAGAACCCAGTGAGTGGCCTTACTGAATATTCCCAGTACACATATCAACACTGTGATTTTGTCATGCTGGAGCAGAATGGCCCCTCTCATGAGCCACG GTTTAAGTTCCAGGCAGTGATTAATGGGCGCCGATTCCcaccagcagaggcagggagcaAAAAATTGGCtaagcaggaggcagcagctaATGCAATGAAGGTCCTGATAAGTGAAGTGGAGAATGGAAGGCATGGCGGAATTAAATGTGAAGAGCCATTTCCCTCTGACAGCTCAGAACCAGAATTG TCTTtgcagctggagccagagctgtcacctgcagcagctcacctCAGCCTGCTTCCTGGGAAGCACCCTATCAGCGTGCTAATGGAGTATGGTCAAAAATCAGGGAATATAGTTGaattccagctgctctctcagGATGGCCCACCTCATGATCCTAG GTTCAGCTACTGTGTGAAAATGGGTGACCAAATTTTCCCCGCTGTGGTAGGAAACAGCAAGAAGGGAGCAAAGCAAATGGCAGCAGAAGTTGCTGTGAAGATTCTTTCTGGAGAGTCTGTACCCCATGTCTTGCCTGAACAG CCTGTTGAGAAGCCCCACAGTGACCAGCCCATGCACAATATTGCCACTCCAGATGAATCCAAGATGGTGAAAAGGAAGGGTGTTGGGGAGCTCATCAAATATCTTAATGTCAATCCTGTCAGTGGCCTGCTGGAATATGCCCGTTCCAATGGGTTTGCTGCGGAGTTCAAACTCATTGACCAGTCAGGACCTCCCCATGACCCCAA GTTTGTCTATCAGGCGAAGGTTGGTGGCCGCTGGTTCCCAGCTGTAACTGCCCACAACAAAAAGCAGGGcaagcaggaggcagctgatGCAGCGCTGAGAGTCCTGATTGGGGAGTCAGAGAAGACTGAACACATGGAGGGGACGAGTGTCACTGAG AGGTTAGCTggccctggagctgtgtcatACAAGCTGCTCACCCTGTGCTGTtgtgccccatcccagctccccgTGAGTGGCAGCACCCTGCACGATCAGATGGCCATGCTGAGCCACCAGCGCTTCAACAGCCTGACCGCTCgcatccagcacagcctgctgggCCGCAAGATCCTGGCTGCCATCATCATGAGGAGAGCAGATCAGGGCTTGGGAGTGGTTGTCAGCATTGGAACAG GTAATCGCTGTGTGAAAGGAGAAGAGCTAAGCTTAAAGGGGGAGACAGTAAATGACTGTCATGCAGAAATCATTTCTCGAAGAGGCTTTGTGAG gtttctttACAGTGAGCTCATGAAGTATGACCCGTCCAATCCTTCTTCTGCAGAAGACAGCATTTTTGAGCAAGCGGGAGGAAAGAAACTCAGAATAAAGAGCAGTGTTACCTTTCACCTCTACGTCAG CACAGCACCGTGTGGAGATGGAGCACTCTTTGATAAATCCTGCAGTGATCAGGCAAACGAGGTGGGACAGCCCCAACACCAGCCTCTCTTTGAGAACCCCAAGCAAGGCAAGCTGCGGACCAAGGTGGAGAATG GGGAAGGTACCATTCCAGTGGAGTCGAGTGACATTGTGCCCACATGGGACGGGATCCAGCATGGGGAGCGGTTACGAACCATGTCCTGCAGTGACAAAATCCTGCGCTGGAATGTACTTGGCTTGCAAGGAGCATTGCTGTCACACTTCCTAGAGCCAGTTTATCTCCGCTCTGTCACACTCG GTTACTTGTACAGTCAGGGTCACTTGACACGTGCCATCTGCTGCCGcatggagagggatgggagcaCACTGAAGGAAAAGCTCCAGGCTCCATATCACATCAACCATCCTGAG GTTGGGCGAGTCAGCGTGTATGACTCTGCAAGGCAGACGGGCAAGACAAAGGAGTCCTCGGTGAATTGGTGTCTTGCTGATGAAAGCGAAGTTGAAGTCTTGGATGGCACCAAAGGGAAAGTAGATGG TCTGAAGCTGGAGGTGTCTCGCGTGTCCAAGAGGAAAATGTTCACcctgttccagcagctctgtgcaaagAACAACCGCAGAGACCTGCTGGGCTTCTCGGTGTACTCGGATGCCAAGGAGGCAGCCACAGCATACCAGGCAGCCAAGCAGTGCTTCTTCAGCACCCTGGAAGAGCTGGGCTGCGGCAGCTGGATCCGCAAACCccaggaggaagaaaatttcTCTGTCCTTGATGCGTAA